A single genomic interval of Scylla paramamosain isolate STU-SP2022 chromosome 4, ASM3559412v1, whole genome shotgun sequence harbors:
- the LOC135097343 gene encoding uncharacterized protein LOC135097343, whose product MYHCEEEARQEGIRLLETHVKLLREARAALSARRLDKTAITDRRGGERLLQEIEKVEERLEAWQKAYECQYLQGSNIWDVLRDEEIERNGEISQERDEEESGKVLDNSPKAIENEKYKTENAILWKEGEEDDEGKNKQMTKERDDKTFLSYNDQIYRSNGGNETKFGSETASQESDVKFGAENEKAQEELRPAGVDRRSQKRQLEETDEEEEENVKRRKVVSPEGSAPKPMESYRVLVQNLPLTIPYSEFRAYFMRFGTVYKVFLKPGHGCGFVIYENESIADLVCSLQHKLGGNELKVMRDTPRPPTCVPPPCPEPTGSQDSEVFVFGVPRETDPQALSSVLSVFGPVVSVKQPCRKTYAFVRFENESSKEAALQARTATLNNRTVVIRRTRTSTEEEKIIGKGEAVQAAAITEPDRVRKGYQVFVFGVTIPMDLHGFKQSLARFGTVVSAYMPEDRNYAFVGFETEESQQAAIETSSVSLPCGRVVIKPVSRR is encoded by the coding sequence ATGTATCACTGTGAGGAGGAGGCTCGTCAGGAGGGCATTCGTCTTCTTGAAACCCACGTCAAGCTGCTGAGAGAGGCCAGGGCGGCGCTTAGTGCTCGGAGACTGGACAAGACCGCCATCACAGAccggaggggaggagaaagacttTTACAGGAGatagaaaaggtggaggagagactCGAAGCCTGGCAGAAGGCGTACGAGTGCCAGTACCTGCAAGGCAGCAACATCTGGGACGTCTTGAGGGACGAAGAAATTGAACGGAACGGGGAGATCAGccaagaaagagatgaagaagaaagtggaaaggTGCTCGACAATTCTCCGAAAgcaatagaaaatgaaaaatataagacaGAAAATGCCATTctctggaaggaaggagaggaagatgatgagggtAAAAATAAGCAGAtgacgaaagaaagagatgataagACATTTCTGAGCTATAACGACCAAATATATAGAAGTAATGGGGGGAATGAAACGAAATTTGGCAGTGAAACAGCGAGCCAAGAATCAGATGTGAAGTTTGGAGCTGAAAACGAGAAGGCGCAAGAAGAGTTACGACCAGCTGGAGTCGACAGGAGGAGCCAGAAGCGACAGCTGGAGGAgacagatgaagaggaggaagaaaacgtcaAGAGGAGAAAGGTTGTGAGTCCGGAAGGCAGCGCTCCTAAGCCGATGGAGAGTTACAGAGTGTTGGTGCAAAATCTACCCCTCACCATCCCTTACAGTGAATTCAGGGCCTACTTCATGAGGTTCGGCACTGTGTATAAGGTATTCCTGAAGCCTGGTCACGGATGTGGTTTTGTCATCTACGAGAACGAGAGCATAGCAGACCTCGTGTGTAGCCTGCAGCACAAGCTAGGCGGGAATGAACTGAAGGTGATGAGAGATACACCTCGTCCGCCCAcctgtgttcctcctccctgccctgaGCCCACCGGCAGCCAGGATTCTGAGGTGTTTGTGTTCGGGGTACCGAGGGAAACAGATCCTCAGGCGCTCAGCTCTGTTCTGTCGGTGTTCGGACCCGTGGTGAGCGTGAAGCAGCCGTGCCGCAAGACCTACGCCTTTGTTAGGTTTGAAAATGAAAGCAGCAAGGAGGCTGCATTACAGGCACGGACAGCCACGCTTAACAACAGGACGGTGGTCATCAGGCGAACCAGGACCAgcacggaggaggaaaagataatagggaagggagaggcggtGCAGGCGGCAGCCATCACGGAACCAGATCGCGTAAGGAAAGGCTACCAGGTGTTCGTGTTTGGAGTGACCATTCCCATGGACCTGCACGGCTTCAAACAGAGTCTCGCCAGGTTCGGGACGGTGGTGAGTGCCTACATGCCCGAGGACAGGAACTACGCCTTCGTTGGGTTCGAGACAGAGGAGAGCCAGCAAGCCGCCATCGAGACCAGTAGCGTCAGCCTGCCTTGCGGACGCGTGGTCATCAAGCCAGTGTCGCggaggtga